A single window of Parabacteroides sp. FAFU027 DNA harbors:
- a CDS encoding sugar porter family MFS transporter, with the protein MKNFNHRFLFFIAGVSAMGGLLFGYDWVVIGGAKPFYEQYFGIADSAYLQGWAMACALLGCLGGATLSGMMSEKYGRKRLLLGAAALFFVSSMITGAAGSFTLFVMARLMGGVGIGIASNLSPMYIAEISPTHMRGRLVSLNQLTIVIGILAAQVANWQIAEPVAAGSTGMDILNSWNGQMGWRWMFWAVCVPSFLFFLLTIFIPESPRWLAIRNKEDKAREILSRIGGEEYAKAELKQIHDAEQSFPEAGGLKQLFHPRMWNVLTIGVVLAVLQQWCGINVIFNYAQEIFAAAGYGLSDVLFNIVVTGLANMIFTLLAMYTVDRLGRRALMLMGSGGLTGIFAVMGILYHFSVTGWPLLLLVVIAIGCYAMSLAPVTWVILSEIYPTKIRGAAMAVATFALWSACFILTYTFPLLNKGLGASGTFWLYGFICLSGFLFIRKRLPETKSKSLEELEKELVK; encoded by the coding sequence ATGAAGAATTTCAATCACCGTTTTCTTTTCTTTATCGCCGGAGTTTCTGCTATGGGGGGACTGCTTTTTGGTTACGACTGGGTTGTAATCGGCGGTGCAAAACCTTTCTACGAACAATATTTCGGCATTGCCGATTCGGCTTACCTGCAAGGTTGGGCCATGGCCTGTGCGCTTTTGGGGTGTCTGGGCGGTGCCACATTGTCGGGGATGATGAGTGAGAAATATGGCCGCAAGAGATTGCTGCTCGGGGCTGCTGCATTGTTCTTCGTTTCGTCGATGATTACCGGGGCGGCAGGTAGCTTTACCCTCTTTGTTATGGCCCGATTAATGGGAGGTGTCGGTATCGGTATCGCCTCCAATCTTTCCCCGATGTACATTGCCGAGATTTCACCCACACACATGCGGGGCCGGTTGGTTTCGTTGAACCAGTTGACCATCGTGATTGGTATTCTGGCAGCCCAGGTGGCTAACTGGCAGATTGCCGAGCCCGTTGCAGCAGGAAGCACCGGCATGGATATTCTCAACTCCTGGAACGGACAGATGGGCTGGCGATGGATGTTTTGGGCAGTCTGTGTCCCGTCTTTCCTCTTTTTCCTATTAACCATATTTATTCCCGAAAGTCCCCGTTGGCTGGCCATTCGCAATAAAGAGGATAAAGCCCGTGAGATACTCAGCCGAATCGGTGGTGAGGAGTATGCCAAAGCCGAACTGAAACAGATTCATGATGCAGAGCAATCCTTCCCTGAAGCCGGTGGACTGAAGCAGCTTTTTCATCCCCGCATGTGGAATGTGCTGACGATTGGCGTTGTACTGGCCGTGTTGCAGCAATGGTGTGGCATTAATGTGATTTTCAACTATGCGCAGGAGATATTTGCGGCGGCAGGTTACGGTTTGTCTGACGTGTTATTCAATATCGTAGTGACCGGTCTGGCAAATATGATATTTACCTTACTTGCGATGTACACGGTAGATCGGCTCGGTCGCAGGGCTTTGATGCTGATGGGGTCGGGCGGACTGACCGGTATCTTTGCAGTGATGGGTATTCTCTATCATTTCTCAGTAACGGGATGGCCTCTGTTGTTGTTAGTGGTCATCGCCATCGGTTGTTATGCGATGTCACTTGCTCCGGTTACCTGGGTAATACTTTCCGAAATCTATCCCACCAAAATACGCGGTGCAGCTATGGCGGTCGCTACGTTTGCCTTGTGGAGTGCCTGTTTCATCCTTACCTATACTTTTCCTTTACTGAATAAAGGTCTCGGCGCATCGGGAACATTCTGGTTATACGGCTTCATCTGCCTGTCGGGATTCCTGTTTATTCGCAAAAGATTACCGGAGACAAAAAGCAAATCGCTGGAGGAACTGGAGAAGGAGTTGGTGAAATGA
- a CDS encoding AraC family transcriptional regulator translates to MVKIKSGFKGERAVILPESIINELKGNPFSNKLYMTDLGFYPKAGFHFRKRSKEEALQYILIYCLEGNGWTQTEGETQNITAHQFVIIPKGKAHAYGSDPNNPWTIYWIHFDGEMAGFFANGLDKPTRISPGSDSRIELRLQLFEEMFATLRNGYSKDNLYYSLTEFYHFLGSLKFLRSYRESASEQESQRDVVDEAIHFMRENIRKRLTLAEIARYVGFSASHLSALFQQKTGYSPLNYLIQLKIQEACHHLDFTDLKINQICMMIGFEDPFYFSRLFTKTMGISPTEYRKKKKG, encoded by the coding sequence ATGGTTAAAATCAAAAGCGGATTTAAAGGAGAACGGGCGGTAATCCTTCCCGAATCCATTATCAATGAGCTTAAAGGCAACCCATTCAGCAATAAACTTTATATGACTGACCTGGGCTTCTACCCCAAAGCCGGATTCCATTTCCGCAAACGGAGCAAAGAGGAAGCCCTGCAATATATTCTAATCTATTGCCTGGAAGGGAACGGATGGACTCAGACAGAGGGTGAGACACAGAATATCACCGCACACCAGTTTGTCATTATACCTAAAGGGAAAGCACATGCTTATGGTAGTGATCCTAATAATCCATGGACAATCTACTGGATACATTTCGACGGGGAGATGGCGGGGTTCTTTGCAAATGGGCTGGACAAGCCGACACGGATATCTCCGGGAAGCGATTCTCGTATCGAACTGCGGTTGCAACTCTTTGAGGAGATGTTTGCAACGCTGCGCAACGGGTATAGCAAGGATAATCTCTACTACAGCCTCACGGAGTTTTACCATTTTCTGGGGTCGCTGAAGTTTCTCCGGAGTTACCGGGAGAGCGCCAGCGAGCAAGAGAGTCAGCGGGATGTGGTGGACGAAGCAATTCACTTCATGCGTGAGAATATCCGCAAACGACTGACTTTGGCCGAAATTGCCCGTTACGTGGGATTCTCTGCCTCCCACTTATCGGCCCTGTTCCAGCAAAAAACGGGATATTCGCCCCTCAACTACCTCATTCAACTCAAAATACAGGAGGCGTGTCATCACCTCGACTTCACGGATTTGAAGATTAATCAGATTTGTATGATGATTGGCTTTGAAGACCCGTTTTACTTCAGCCGGTTGTTTACTAAAACGATGGGAATATCACCGACCGAGTATAGGAAGAAGAAGAAAGGATAA
- a CDS encoding glycoside hydrolase family 28 protein, whose product MKRLFLLVCLMAVVFAAQSKDYVITDFGARADSTTMNTSAIQKVIDLAHTSGGGTIVIPKGTYLSGALFFKPHTKLRLEEGAELLGSDNISDYPLIPSRMEGRKLDYYAALINAYRVDSFSINGPGKINGNGLRYWKQFWAYRDSMKRMKQEATNLDVHRPRLVFIWGCKNVLLCNVKMCNAGFWTTHLYQCKNVLIDHCDIRSPYKPVPAPSTDGVDIDVCKGVTIRYCYIAVNDDAVCVKGGKGPTAHKLPENGIVENVLIEHCTFGPSHSTLTLGSECIHAKNITMRNCKVDNTCPVLKFKMRPDTYQLYENVTVENITGMCGSIINMAPWTQFFNLNGSKEKPCGKVRNITISNVKVKSLTFGEMQGNPNDSVSEIVFKDINVTTPKASFKNKYSDVKMENVLVNGTPLQNQ is encoded by the coding sequence ATGAAGAGATTATTTCTGCTTGTATGTTTAATGGCTGTCGTTTTTGCCGCTCAGTCTAAAGATTATGTTATTACGGATTTCGGAGCCCGTGCCGATAGCACTACGATGAATACTTCTGCTATTCAGAAAGTGATTGACCTGGCACACACCAGCGGAGGGGGCACTATCGTGATTCCTAAAGGTACATATCTTTCAGGCGCCTTGTTTTTTAAGCCACATACCAAACTTCGCCTGGAAGAGGGGGCCGAACTTCTAGGTTCAGATAACATATCCGATTATCCTTTGATTCCATCTCGCATGGAGGGGCGGAAACTCGACTATTATGCCGCGCTGATCAACGCTTATCGTGTAGATAGTTTCAGTATTAATGGACCGGGTAAAATTAATGGGAACGGTTTGCGCTATTGGAAGCAGTTTTGGGCGTATCGTGATTCGATGAAGAGGATGAAACAGGAAGCAACCAACCTGGATGTTCACCGTCCGCGCCTTGTTTTTATCTGGGGATGTAAGAATGTGCTGCTTTGTAATGTGAAGATGTGCAATGCCGGATTCTGGACGACCCATTTATATCAATGCAAGAATGTTTTGATCGATCATTGTGACATTCGCTCACCGTACAAACCTGTTCCTGCTCCGAGTACCGATGGTGTGGATATTGACGTTTGTAAAGGTGTGACCATTCGCTACTGTTATATAGCCGTCAATGATGATGCCGTTTGTGTAAAAGGAGGAAAAGGTCCTACCGCTCATAAACTTCCAGAAAACGGTATTGTGGAGAATGTCCTTATTGAGCATTGTACCTTCGGCCCTTCTCATTCGACATTGACTCTGGGTAGCGAATGTATTCATGCCAAAAATATTACCATGCGTAATTGCAAGGTTGACAATACCTGTCCTGTGCTGAAATTCAAGATGCGCCCCGATACTTACCAGCTCTATGAAAATGTTACCGTTGAAAACATCACCGGCATGTGCGGCTCCATCATCAATATGGCTCCCTGGACCCAGTTTTTCAATCTCAACGGAAGTAAAGAGAAACCCTGTGGTAAAGTTCGCAACATCACTATTTCTAATGTAAAGGTGAAAAGTCTTACTTTTGGCGAAATGCAGGGGAATCCGAATGACTCCGTCTCTGAAATTGTTTTCAAAGATATCAATGTGACTACACCCAAGGCTTCGTTTAAGAATAAATACTCCGATGTGAAAATGGAGAACGTTCTTGTGAATGGAACTCCATTACAAAACCAATAG
- a CDS encoding oligogalacturonate lyase family protein, translating into MKKRFAIFLLTLGVCITTIQPFAQIGKRFPSERKVIKDPVTGNKLIFLTSTPVGDSKIYQTHNQWTSDGKWLIFRSGRVKGEAMAVNEKSGVMVQVTEGGYTGMLNVARKSMKLYFMRRQQNDTLSESLSIVEVDLAKLFADSQAGTMKPVAAYQRICGITPPELEAGGDMALDGSEDWVWFRVGKEEAARHLAPDAKIEPAFGPRHMGAGPAGIAGMNIHTGEVKYVTSVPFQVGHIQTNPWVSGQIIFCWETGGKSPQRTWIVNSDGSGLRPLYPEASYEWVTHEAVISPDEVAIAILGHRKIASSSDTMNVKGTDFKGINPGQDAEWGDCGTREKPTGLGIVNINTREMVIAGQTASGSGFWHVNGSSDKRFVVGDDFARNIYLIDRRTHEMILLSTGHKATAADHPHPTFSPDNTKIEIQSAMLSADGKSMNICVIPVPEKWLKRK; encoded by the coding sequence ATGAAGAAAAGATTTGCAATATTTCTGTTGACATTGGGTGTCTGTATTACGACTATCCAACCGTTTGCCCAGATAGGTAAACGCTTCCCTTCCGAGCGGAAAGTCATCAAAGATCCCGTTACCGGAAACAAACTAATCTTTCTTACCAGCACTCCGGTGGGGGATTCCAAGATTTACCAGACGCACAACCAATGGACTTCCGATGGCAAGTGGCTTATTTTCCGTTCCGGTCGGGTTAAAGGCGAGGCAATGGCCGTAAATGAGAAGAGCGGTGTGATGGTTCAGGTGACCGAAGGCGGTTACACCGGTATGCTCAACGTGGCACGCAAGTCGATGAAACTCTATTTTATGCGCCGTCAGCAAAATGATACGTTAAGCGAGTCTTTATCCATTGTTGAGGTCGATTTGGCAAAACTCTTTGCCGATAGTCAGGCCGGAACAATGAAACCGGTGGCTGCCTACCAAAGAATTTGTGGGATAACACCTCCCGAACTGGAAGCCGGTGGCGATATGGCGCTCGACGGCAGTGAAGATTGGGTTTGGTTTCGTGTAGGCAAGGAGGAGGCTGCCCGTCATTTAGCTCCCGATGCTAAGATTGAACCTGCATTTGGTCCCCGTCACATGGGAGCCGGTCCCGCCGGTATTGCTGGTATGAATATCCATACGGGAGAAGTCAAATACGTTACTTCAGTTCCTTTTCAGGTGGGACATATTCAGACCAATCCGTGGGTTTCAGGTCAGATTATCTTTTGTTGGGAAACGGGAGGCAAGTCTCCACAGCGCACCTGGATCGTTAATTCCGATGGTTCGGGTCTTCGTCCGTTATATCCCGAGGCTTCTTACGAATGGGTGACGCATGAAGCGGTCATTTCGCCGGATGAAGTGGCGATTGCCATATTAGGACATCGCAAAATTGCATCATCTTCTGATACTATGAACGTAAAAGGGACAGATTTCAAAGGTATCAATCCCGGTCAGGATGCCGAATGGGGAGATTGCGGTACACGCGAGAAGCCTACGGGGCTGGGCATTGTCAATATCAACACGCGCGAAATGGTTATTGCCGGACAAACGGCCAGTGGTAGCGGATTCTGGCATGTTAATGGTTCGTCTGATAAACGATTTGTCGTAGGCGATGATTTTGCACGTAATATATATCTGATTGACCGCCGTACTCATGAGATGATTCTGCTCTCTACCGGACATAAGGCGACGGCCGCCGATCATCCCCATCCGACCTTCAGCCCTGATAACACGAAGATAGAGATTCAGTCCGCAATGCTTTCGGCAGATGGCAAATCGATGAACATTTGTGTGATTCCCGTGCCGGAAAAATGGTTGAAGAGAAAGTGA
- a CDS encoding sialate O-acetylesterase, producing MNKLSRLFCLSVALTATFWAKAEVKPSTLFCDHMVLQRDVLIPVWGTAKAGEKVTVKFNKSEQTVTTDASGKWMIRLPKQKAGGPFTMSIKGTNAVTVNDVYVGEVWLCSGQSNMDMTVGKEDRYWCGVLNEAEEVANANYPTIRVFDVDYTPKQTPQVNAIGKWEVCSPKTVGHFSAVAYFFAREISKKLHVPIGMVTSAFGASTAETWISKESLESHPNLKPLLDAYHDKLNKFVADSANLMAKYRAELAQYQGDQAAAQAAAGDVSASKKLKAPRNPSPIVDQHNPYVCYNGMIAPLVPYAIRGALWYQGESNGPSSNLYREIMETLVADWRKSWGEGNFPFLYVQLANYGAPVTEPVKNDIMMTVREAQVKNLSIPNTAMAVAIENAGNDPKNIHPKNKQAIGYRLGVAARAKVYGEKIEYSGPMYKSYKVEGDKIRLFFDHVGGGLVAKDGKLTGFAICGEDKKFVWAEAKIEGKTIVVSSPEVKKPIAVRYAWSVNPPASLSNKDGLWSPNFRTDNF from the coding sequence ATGAATAAACTATCCCGTCTCTTTTGTCTATCCGTAGCTCTTACCGCTACATTCTGGGCAAAAGCCGAAGTGAAACCTTCGACACTTTTCTGCGACCATATGGTGTTGCAGCGTGACGTGCTGATTCCCGTGTGGGGAACGGCCAAAGCCGGTGAGAAAGTAACCGTTAAGTTCAATAAATCGGAGCAAACTGTTACGACAGATGCTTCCGGCAAATGGATGATTCGTCTTCCGAAGCAGAAGGCAGGCGGACCATTCACGATGTCAATCAAAGGTACGAATGCCGTTACCGTCAATGACGTTTACGTCGGTGAGGTGTGGCTTTGCTCCGGCCAGTCGAACATGGACATGACCGTAGGTAAAGAAGACCGTTACTGGTGTGGCGTGCTCAATGAAGCCGAGGAGGTGGCCAATGCCAATTATCCGACCATCCGTGTCTTTGACGTTGATTATACCCCGAAACAGACTCCGCAAGTCAATGCTATCGGCAAATGGGAAGTCTGTTCGCCAAAGACTGTTGGCCATTTTTCTGCAGTAGCTTACTTTTTTGCCCGCGAGATTTCGAAAAAATTGCATGTACCTATCGGTATGGTGACTTCCGCTTTTGGGGCCAGCACTGCTGAAACGTGGATTAGCAAGGAGTCTCTGGAATCTCATCCGAATCTGAAGCCGCTTTTGGATGCTTATCACGATAAACTCAACAAGTTCGTTGCCGATAGTGCTAATCTTATGGCAAAATACCGTGCAGAACTGGCACAATATCAGGGAGACCAGGCCGCTGCTCAGGCGGCTGCCGGTGATGTTTCCGCTTCTAAGAAGTTGAAAGCGCCGCGCAATCCGAGTCCGATTGTTGACCAGCATAATCCTTACGTTTGCTACAACGGTATGATTGCACCTCTCGTTCCTTACGCCATTCGTGGAGCGTTGTGGTATCAGGGTGAGTCAAACGGACCGTCATCCAATCTCTATCGCGAGATTATGGAGACGTTGGTGGCCGATTGGCGCAAGTCATGGGGCGAAGGTAACTTTCCGTTTCTCTATGTTCAATTGGCCAACTACGGCGCTCCTGTAACCGAGCCGGTGAAAAACGACATTATGATGACCGTTCGTGAGGCTCAGGTGAAAAACCTTTCCATTCCGAATACCGCAATGGCCGTTGCGATTGAGAACGCGGGCAATGACCCTAAAAACATTCACCCAAAGAACAAACAGGCTATCGGTTATCGCCTTGGCGTGGCTGCCCGTGCCAAAGTCTATGGCGAAAAGATTGAATACTCCGGCCCAATGTACAAAAGCTATAAAGTAGAGGGTGATAAAATTCGTCTCTTCTTTGACCACGTGGGTGGTGGACTTGTCGCGAAGGATGGTAAACTGACCGGCTTTGCCATTTGTGGCGAAGACAAGAAGTTTGTGTGGGCGGAAGCTAAAATAGAGGGAAAGACGATTGTTGTTTCCTCTCCGGAAGTGAAGAAACCTATCGCTGTTCGTTACGCCTGGAGCGTGAATCCTCCGGCAAGTCTTTCGAACAAGGACGGTTTGTGGTCGCCAAACTTTAGAACGGATAATTTCTAA
- the rhaM gene encoding L-rhamnose mutarotase, whose amino-acid sequence MKRQAFKMFLKPGFEAEYEKRHNAIWPELKQLLKDNGVCDYSIFWDKETNILFAVQKTIGDGGSQDLGTTEIVQKWWAYMADIMETNPDNSPVSIPLPEVFYME is encoded by the coding sequence ATGAAAAGACAAGCATTCAAAATGTTCCTGAAACCGGGCTTCGAAGCCGAGTATGAAAAACGCCACAACGCCATCTGGCCTGAGTTGAAACAACTTCTCAAAGACAACGGTGTGTGTGATTATTCCATTTTCTGGGATAAAGAGACCAATATCCTTTTTGCCGTACAGAAAACCATCGGTGATGGCGGTTCTCAGGACCTCGGTACTACCGAAATCGTACAGAAATGGTGGGCTTATATGGCTGACATTATGGAGACCAATCCCGATAACTCTCCGGTTTCGATTCCTCTGCCGGAAGTATTTTATATGGAGTAG
- a CDS encoding glycoside hydrolase family 105 protein encodes MIRRVHSLIICGAFCALSFNGQAQYVSHNKEKVNDFNTPMHLMKPEYKTPYGVATPEEVKGVIDRVLTFLEPATPFKVINKETQAEVTDLRKIDKNSVLEKGTFRLASYEWGVTYAGMLLAAQTTGDARYSKYVSDRFNFLASVAPYFEKLRKEGIVEPQIRQVIHPEALDDAGAMCSAMIKAQNDGLKCNTRAMIDNYIDFVMNKEYRLADGTFARKRPMYNSVWLDDMFMAIPAIANMGKLTGDKKYYDEAVKQVLQFADRMFIKEKGLYRHGWVEGMSEHPAFHWGRANGWAILTKVEVLDALPENYPGRDKILELLRAHIRGLAACQSGEGFWHQLLDRNDSYLETSATAIYTYCIAHAINKGWIDPLAYGPVAMLGWHAVESKVNQAGEVEGTCVGTGMGFDPAYYYYRPVHKYAAHGYGPVILAGGEMIRLLKTTYPKMNDSAVQFYHKQQKTDKPIFAEE; translated from the coding sequence ATGATACGCAGAGTTCATTCCTTAATAATATGCGGAGCGTTTTGTGCGCTGTCCTTCAACGGGCAGGCACAATACGTTTCCCACAACAAGGAGAAAGTCAATGACTTCAATACGCCGATGCACCTGATGAAGCCGGAGTACAAGACTCCTTATGGCGTAGCCACTCCCGAAGAGGTTAAAGGTGTAATTGACCGTGTCCTTACTTTCCTCGAACCGGCAACTCCTTTTAAAGTTATCAACAAAGAGACTCAGGCTGAAGTTACCGACCTCCGCAAGATTGATAAGAACTCAGTGCTTGAAAAGGGCACCTTTCGTCTCGCCAGTTACGAGTGGGGTGTAACTTATGCGGGCATGTTGCTTGCCGCACAAACGACTGGTGATGCCCGTTATTCGAAATATGTTTCGGATCGTTTCAATTTTCTGGCCAGTGTTGCGCCCTATTTTGAGAAGCTTCGCAAAGAAGGCATTGTGGAACCGCAGATTCGCCAGGTGATTCACCCCGAAGCGCTGGATGATGCCGGAGCTATGTGTTCGGCGATGATAAAAGCGCAGAATGATGGCCTGAAATGCAACACCCGTGCGATGATTGACAACTACATCGACTTTGTCATGAACAAAGAGTACCGTCTTGCAGATGGAACCTTTGCCCGTAAGCGTCCGATGTACAACTCCGTTTGGCTTGACGATATGTTTATGGCTATTCCTGCTATTGCCAATATGGGGAAACTGACCGGTGACAAGAAATACTACGACGAAGCGGTGAAGCAGGTGCTGCAATTTGCCGACCGCATGTTCATCAAAGAAAAAGGACTTTACCGTCACGGTTGGGTAGAGGGGATGAGCGAACACCCCGCTTTCCATTGGGGACGTGCCAACGGTTGGGCTATCCTGACTAAAGTCGAAGTACTGGATGCTCTACCTGAAAACTATCCCGGACGTGACAAGATTCTCGAGCTACTTCGTGCTCACATTCGCGGCCTTGCCGCCTGCCAGTCCGGCGAAGGCTTCTGGCACCAGTTGCTCGACCGCAATGATTCTTACCTCGAAACTTCTGCTACCGCTATTTATACCTATTGTATCGCTCATGCCATCAACAAAGGATGGATAGATCCTTTGGCTTACGGCCCTGTGGCTATGTTGGGCTGGCATGCTGTGGAATCGAAGGTCAATCAGGCCGGAGAAGTGGAAGGTACCTGTGTGGGTACGGGAATGGGTTTTGACCCTGCTTACTATTACTACCGTCCGGTACACAAATACGCAGCACACGGCTATGGTCCGGTAATTTTGGCTGGAGGTGAAATGATTCGCCTGTTGAAAACCACTTATCCGAAGATGAATGACAGTGCGGTGCAATTTTATCACAAGCAGCAAAAGACGGATAAGCCGATATTTGCGGAGGAGTGA
- a CDS encoding glycoside hydrolase family 105 protein, whose protein sequence is MKKTLLTLCATVFAGMAFAQNDSDEAILRRVADNILKQPVTQFVGVKDGKTYNSTAEIPEGTVVGFATPLSEWHYSNGVINMAMVELGELLKEPKYIDYAKNHIAFGFANYEYFKKRIPEDLKEKHWRWPFGQLWHFKELDDCGSMGASVIDVYKYAPKPEYKTYIETAANHITKGQERLPDGTLCRKTPRKMTVWADDVYMSVSFLSRMGKFTGDVKYFDDAAKQILQISDLLWDPTKQIYYHCYYTDLKRNGVAYWGRANGWIAVSTAQLLDLMPANHPKRAQLIKYLERQIVGFSRYQDANGMWHQLLDKPDSYAESSATAMFVYTIAKALNNNWIDPTYKSIAIAGWNALKKNQITADGKFSNVCVGTGISDDQVFYYTRPVGDNEKHGLGLVLHTGVEMMKLSKKTKK, encoded by the coding sequence ATGAAAAAGACACTTTTAACCTTATGTGCGACAGTATTTGCCGGAATGGCATTTGCCCAGAACGATTCCGATGAAGCCATCCTTCGTCGCGTGGCTGATAACATCCTGAAACAACCCGTTACCCAGTTTGTCGGGGTGAAAGACGGTAAAACGTATAATTCCACAGCAGAAATACCCGAAGGGACTGTGGTTGGTTTCGCGACTCCGCTCAGTGAATGGCACTATTCAAACGGAGTTATCAACATGGCGATGGTTGAGTTGGGTGAATTACTCAAAGAGCCGAAGTACATTGACTATGCAAAAAATCACATCGCATTTGGATTTGCCAACTATGAATATTTCAAGAAGAGAATACCCGAAGATTTAAAGGAAAAACACTGGAGATGGCCGTTTGGTCAGCTTTGGCACTTTAAGGAACTGGATGATTGCGGTTCGATGGGTGCCAGTGTGATTGATGTTTACAAATACGCTCCGAAACCTGAGTATAAAACTTACATTGAAACGGCTGCGAACCACATAACCAAAGGTCAGGAGCGTTTACCTGACGGTACGCTTTGCCGCAAGACTCCCCGCAAGATGACCGTTTGGGCTGATGACGTTTACATGAGCGTATCTTTCCTTTCGCGTATGGGGAAATTCACCGGCGATGTGAAGTATTTTGACGATGCAGCCAAACAAATCCTTCAGATTTCAGACCTGCTTTGGGACCCTACCAAACAGATTTACTATCACTGCTATTATACCGACCTGAAACGTAACGGTGTTGCTTATTGGGGGCGTGCCAACGGCTGGATTGCGGTTTCTACTGCACAACTTCTGGATTTGATGCCGGCTAATCACCCGAAACGCGCCCAGTTGATTAAATACCTCGAACGTCAGATTGTAGGTTTTTCCCGTTATCAGGATGCTAATGGCATGTGGCACCAGCTTTTGGATAAACCCGATTCTTATGCAGAGTCTTCTGCTACCGCCATGTTCGTTTACACTATCGCAAAGGCATTGAACAACAACTGGATTGACCCGACCTACAAATCCATTGCAATAGCCGGATGGAACGCTCTGAAGAAAAACCAGATTACGGCCGATGGCAAATTCTCCAATGTTTGTGTTGGAACCGGTATTTCCGATGATCAGGTATTCTACTATACCCGTCCGGTGGGTGACAATGAGAAACACGGTCTCGGACTTGTGCTGCATACCGGTGTGGAAATGATGAAACTTAGCAAAAAAACGAAGAAATGA